A genomic window from Pecten maximus chromosome 4, xPecMax1.1, whole genome shotgun sequence includes:
- the LOC117325090 gene encoding RNA exonuclease 1 homolog: MFRSAGYYRGVNCPFFASGLCERPYCHFRHVKQDHNEDLNSRPHTPSKDASTYLEKLSDGQFPLTSECIKSFSKESDVDEKKSGDQILNKYTGEPIIDEEAEHNELGNISTNVNDINKYTGKPVEYNKYTGDPIYHKEDATVSSLNKRWTEAVLGSTTPTYNPTPLSELQKRNANPSVNKYSLSASTSTSSQEYDPESNYSTSTKINHVQVPQVGRPSYTTKRSCSYDPSNAQYKKPVLKRQRVASFFDAKFSSDEEENTKNDSGKDEKTVSSDKEDKFHLKDVDYFEKLLNGPKDVDVKSSRVKVESDDSLDSLDEDVDVTPLIEKCRRRSQSGGTDQDSTEEKTEDKSNVSSTDKGDNSHTNTEILSDKVNESSNSIDRKTKKKSRVESTNSIGSENGNSAEISDRKNDKKNSASSHSKSSHHRTSKSSKECSSKDSQGNGSSTHKSSKESSSSHQGTSISSHKSSKESSSSHQGTSFSSHKSSKESSSSHQGTSVSSHKSSKESSSSHQGTSVSSHKSSKEYSTKLSHKKTEPNKSSHKSDKSSDHPSSPKSSTSVYKAQKIITKRKSRDSQDSKSSENENHMCNTEKSKDLFKTSNNRHKHSRHSNSESTSSSSDKHQHNSEKDHKKHSTDNSSHSSGSSKGSKDRQNRAKQKDTGDQKGTKSKSVSSERRKSSETTKKKIVDINVDLFGAESEDEDDDDLVEVPMATDGHLSENDMVAFLNDSDYSDEDIDRYDECLRIFQENKGVKNNANKKKSSPEKAHDAKVPPASSGKQRMAHKKDSEVTRKVKVFEKPKSKMSPAEVMHNRFLQIQKKAQEAAAAASSRNNETASSSTTKNLLLSGKKKRTAHNPSTSKRNGKSLEKTVVTTASRTEKRKARTPNISNLVRPTIPSEFGSKVPFNIRQRYLNLIIDECLKICDTEKEAFDKGQVEESAVYKRASSKTVYLNVAVNTIKRLRTEQAGPSDSKKPKQSVFHLSHEQILGGKNATKTTFTINRSGGGSKLQEENFKGAELFKRLTRYILTEEQMKENGFPRPSPTEPGSAVFFVEPRKKIKVQSSKPTNYEKLCVRCGKMFTVYPNGTYATKEECSFHWGKAWKKRIAGMIDTRYTCCQGDLSSDGCQISKGHVHETNKWEALSGYMKTFPCSPPCDGDYGVFALDCEMVYTKLGLELARVTVTDPENDCVYETLVKPDAAVVDYNTRFSGLTEEDLRDVTTTLRDVQAVLLSLFSDRTIIMGHSLESDFSAIKLLHNTVVDTSVVFPHKMGPPYKRALKTLMAEYLKKIIQDAVGGHDSKEDSTSCMELMHLKIKEDARKEPRRS; this comes from the exons ATGTTTCGCTCTGCCGGCTACTATCGTGGTGTGAATTGTCCATTCTTTGCCAGCGGACTTTGTGAACGCCCGTATTGTCACTTTAGACACGTCAAACAAGATCACAATGAAG ATCTGAATAGTAGACCACATACACCATCAAAGGATGCTAGTACATACTTGGAGAAGCTATCGGATGGACAGTTTCCATTGACCAGTGAATGTATCAAGTCTTTCTCCAAAGAGAGCGATGTGGATGAGAAAAAATCTGGGGATCAAATTCTTAACAAATATACAGGTGAACCAATAATTGATGAGGAAGCTGAACATAATGAGTTGGGAAATATTTCGACAAATGTAAATGACATCAATAAATACACAGGAAAACCTGTGGAGTATAACAAATACACAGGAGACCCTATTTATCATAAAGAGGATGCAACAGTATCGTCTCTGAATAAGCGATGGACAGAGGCAGTGCTTGGTAGTACCACTCCTACCTATAATCCTACCCCATTGAGTGAATTACAAAAAAGAAATGCAAATCCAAGTGTGAACAAGTATTCATTGTCAGCAAGTACTAGTACTTCTAGTCAAGAGTATGACCCAGAATCAAACTACTCCACCTCTACCAAAATCAACCATGTGCAGGTTCCCCAAGTTGGTCGTCCCTCCTATACCACTAAGAGGTCGTGTAGCTATGACCCTTCAAATGCCCAGTACAAAAAACCTGTTCTCAAAAGACAACGTGTGGCCTCATTCTTTGATGCAAAATTTAGTTCAGATGAAGAAGAAAATACGAAAAATGATAGTGGAAAGGATGAAAAAACAGTTTCAAGTGATAAGGAAGACAAATTTCATCTGAAGGATGTTGATTATTTTGAGAAGCTGTTGAATGGACCGAAGGATGTTGATGTGAAAAGTAGTCGTGTAAAAGTTGAAAGTGATGATTCATTGGATTCCCTGGATGAAGATGTTGATGTCACACCATTAATTGAAAAGTGTAGGAGACGTTCACAGTCAGGGGGCACTGATCAAGACAGTACTGAGGAGAAAACTGAAGATAAGTCAAATGTCTCAAGTACagataagggagataattcacaTACCAACACAGAAATTCTCTCTGATAAGGTTAATGAAAGCTCTAATTCAATAGATAGAAAGACAAAGAAAAAATCGAGAGTGGAATCAACCAACAGTATTGGCAGTGAAAATGGAAACTCTGCTGAAATTAGTGATAGAAAAAATGACAAGAAAAATAGTGCTTCATCACATTCAAAATCATCCCATCATAGAACTAGCAAATCATCGAAGGAATGCTCATCAAAAGATTCTCAGGGGAATGGAAGTTCAACTCATAAATCATCAAAGGAGTCATCATCTTCCCACCAGGGGACTAGTATTTCATCTCATAAATCTTCAAAGGAATCATCATCTTCCCACCAAGGGACTAGTTTTTCATCTCATAAATCTTCAAAGGAATCATCATCTTCCCATCAAGGGACTAGTGTTTCATCTCATAAATCTTCAAAGGAGTCATCATCTTCCCACCAAGGGACTAGTGTTTCATCTCATAAATCTTCAAAGGAGTATTCAACAAAGTTATCACATAAAAAAACAGAACCTAACAAATCCTCGCATAAAAGTGACAAGAGTTCCGATCATCCTTCATCACCAAAGTCTAGTACTTCTGTATATAAGGCCCAAAAGATCATAACCAAACGCAAATCCAGAGACTCTCAAGACAGCAAATCATCAGAAAATGAAAACCATATGTGTAACACTGAAAAGTCAAAGGATTTATTCAAAACATCAAATAATCGTCACAAACATTCAAGACATTCAAACTCAGAATCAACATCTTCATCTTCAGACAAACACCAGCATAATTCAGAAAAAGATCACAAGAAACATTCTACTGACAATTCATCACATAGCTCAGGGTCAAGTAAAGGTAGCAAAGACAGGCAAAATAGAGCCAAACAGAAAGATACAGGTGATCAAAAAGGGACCAAGTCAAAGTCTGTGAGCTCTGAAAGGAGGAAATCTTCAGAGACAACCAAGAAGAAAATTGTTGATATAAATGTGGATCTTTTTGGTGCTGAGAGTgaggatgaggatgatgatgaccTGGTGGAGGTGCCCATGGCGACAGACGGACATCTTTCTGAGAATGACATGGTAGCGTTCCTCAATGATAGTGACTACTCTGATGAGGACATTGATAGATATGATGAGTGTTTGAgaatatttcaggaaaacaaaggGGTAAAGAATAATGCCAACAAAAAG AAATCATCTCCAGAAAAAGCTCATGATGCAAAGGTCCCACCAGCTTCATCTGGCAAGCAACGCATGGCACACAAGAAAGATTCTGAG GTTACCAGAAAAGTTAAAGTGTTCGAGAAACCAAAGTCCAAGATGTCTCCAGCGGAAGTGATGCATAATCGCTTCCTCCAAATACAGAAAAAGGCCCAGGAGGCTGCTGCTGCCGCCAGTTCTAGAAATAATGAAACAGCCTCATCCTCAACA ACAAAAAACCTTTTGTTGTCTGGGAAGAAGAAAAGGACTGCCCACAACCCATCTACCTCTAAAAGGAATGGTAAATCCTTGGAGAAAACTGTCGTCACCACTGCATCACGGACTGAGAAAAGAAAGGCTCGCACTCCCAATATT TCTAACTTAGTAAGACCAACAATTCCATCAGAGTTTGGGAGTAAAGTACCATTTAACATCCGTCAACGATATCTCAATCTCATCATCGATGAATGTCTCAAAATTTGTGATACTGAAAAGGAAGCATTCGATAAG GGCCAGGTGGAGGAGAGTGCTGTCTATAAGAGGGCTTCTAGTAAAACAGTATACCTCAACGTTGCCGTCAACACCATTAAAAGACTTCGCACAGAACAAGCTGGCCCATCTGATTCAAAAAAGCCAAAGCAGTCTGTGTTTCATCTATCACACGAACAGATTCTGGGGGGCAAAAATGCCACAAAGACAACATTCACAATCAATCGATCTGGAGGAGGCTCTAAGTTACAGGAAGAAAACTTCAAAG GTGCTGAATTGTTTAAGCGTCTGACGCGGTACATTTTGACAGAAGAACAAATGAAGGAGAATGGTTTTCCTAGACCCTCTCCTACTGAACCAGGCTCGGCTGTATTCTTTGTGGAGCCAAGGAAGAAAATCAAAGTACAGTCATCCAAACCAACAA ATTATGAGAAGTTGTGTGTTCGATGTGGCAAGATGTTCACTGTGTATCCCAACGGAACCTATGCAACCAAAGAGGAATGTTCCTTTCACTGGGGCAAGGCATGGAAAAAACGCA TTGCTGGTATGATTGATACTAGGTACACCTGTTGTCAAGGTGACCTTTCATCAGACGGTTGTCAGATTTCTAAG GGCCATGTCCACGAGACCAACAAATGGGAAGCCCTGTCTGGGTACATGAAGACTTTTCCTTGCTCACCACCATGTGATGGAGACTATGGAGTTTTTGCTTTGGACTGTGAAATG GTGTACACAAAGTTGGGACTCGAGCTTGCACGAGTTACTGTGACTGACCCAGAAAACGATTGTGTGTATGAAACTCTTGTGAAACCAGATGCTGCAGTTGTGGACTATAACACCAG GTTCAGTGGATTGACAGAGGAGGACCTGAGGGATGTGACCACTACTCTAAGGGACGTACAAGCTGTCCTGCTCAGTCTCTTCTCGGACCGAACCATCATTATGGGACACAGTCTGGAGAGTGATTTCTCTGCTATCAAA CTGCTGCATAATACAGTTGTGGACACATCCGTAGTATTCCCGCACAAGATGGGACCACCCTACAAAAGAGCTCTTAAGACTCTAATGGCCGAGTACCTGAAGAAAATTATCCAGGATGCTG TTGGTGGCCATGACAGCAAAGAAGACTCCACATCCTGTATGGAGTTGATGCACCTGAAAATTAAAGAAGATGCACGCAAAGAGCCCAGGCGAAGCTGA